AAGAGCTTCCTATAACTCCTCCTATACTTCCCTCGATAGTCTTTTTAGGGCTAACTTTAGGTATTAATTTATGCTTACCAAAGAAATAACCACTAAAGTACGCAAATGTATCAGTCATCCATGCTATTATAAAAATCAAATATATGTAATTATAGTTTGAAAACTTCGAAATCAGTATAATATGGTTCAAAAGATATGGTATATATATTATTCCCAGAAAAGTTATACTCATATCAATAATATTATACTTTCTCATTACAAGTAATATACATAATATAAAAAAAACAATAAAAAAACTACATGCCATATATCTATTATCAATTTGTAAAATTGAACCAAAATAAATACTTAAGGTTAAAAAATAACCTAACCAACTAGCACAATTAAAATTTTTCACTCTAAAAGCATCATAAAATTCTTTTAGAGCAATTAATGAAATCACCGTAACCCCTAAATACAAAGGAATTCCTCCATTTATTAATATAAACGCTAAAACTGGCAACAATATTATCGAAGATACTATTCTAATAAACATATAAATCCTCCTATT
The window above is part of the Tepidibacter aestuarii genome. Proteins encoded here:
- a CDS encoding phosphatidate cytidylyltransferase yields the protein MFIRIVSSIILLPVLAFILINGGIPLYLGVTVISLIALKEFYDAFRVKNFNCASWLGYFLTLSIYFGSILQIDNRYMACSFFIVFFILCILLVMRKYNIIDMSITFLGIIYIPYLLNHIILISKFSNYNYIYLIFIIAWMTDTFAYFSGYFFGKHKLIPKVSPKKTIEGSIGGVIGSSLSCIVFGYIFGFDLIHMGMIGLIGSVIAQIGDLFASSIKRFLEIKDYGKLIPGHGGILDRFDSIILTAPFVYYYIYFFIK